A window of the Polypterus senegalus isolate Bchr_013 chromosome 4, ASM1683550v1, whole genome shotgun sequence genome harbors these coding sequences:
- the LOC120528533 gene encoding scrapie-responsive protein 1-like — MGGLCAMAAAYLSPCPSSLGEAQRGVCASAGVHCAGRRRSGCADWERMKASVAFLALLATLVAADAMPTGRPSCYKKVLRERNCHDGHLRPLQPELADHLWQGDACEVICFCNFSELLCCPRDIFFGPKISFLIPCSPP; from the exons ATGGGGGGATTGTGTGCCATGGCTGCCGCTTATTTAAGTCCGTGCCCATCAAGTCTGGGCGAGGCACAAAGAGGCGTTTGTGCTTCTGCAGGCGTCCATTGCGCTGGCCGAAGGCGATCGGGGTGCGCAG ACTGGGAAAGAATGAAAGCATCGGTGGCTTTCCTCGCCCTCCTCGCCACCCTcgtggccgccgacgccatgccCACCGGCCGCCCGTCCTGCTACAAGAAGGTCCTGCGTGAACGGAACTGTCACGACGGGCACCTCCGCCCGCTGCAGCCCGAGCTCGCCGACCACTTGTGGCAGGGAGACGCCTGCGAGGTCATCTGCTTCTGCAACTTCAGCGAGCTGCTCTGCTGCCCGAG ggacatcTTCTTTGGACCAAAGATTTCTTTTCTAATTCCCTGCAGCCCCCCATAG